In the genome of Streptomyces sp. NBC_00259, the window GAACAAGGGACGTCGTAAGAACCGGATTGAAATCTAGAAGCCAGCAGCCATGATTGTGCCTCGTGGGCCGGATCGATAATCCGGGCACGAGGCACAATCACAGACGCGCCCTTGTGATCGGGTCAGCCACGCTGTCAGCTGCTGCCCTACGCCCGCATAAGATCTGTAAGCCACGCCTCGAGAGAAATTAGGCGCTTGCTTTCTATCCGGTTACGCATTTCGGGGACCTGGCCACGAGCGTCAGTTCCATACGCAACAACGGGTCCTGCCGGGTTCAAGTGAACAACCCGTGAGAACAGGGGAGCATTCTGGGCCCTGTTATCGCAGGCACGGACCAACCGTGCTGCGTCAAATTCGTTGGTCACCAATACGTAATCGAAGTCTTGACCATACGATTCTAGATCGGCATAGTCCGCAAAATCGGCCCTAAACTGCTCCTCGCGGTCGCTACGAACGCTCCATTTCGCGGTGACCAAGATTCGGTGGCCATCCGCTCTAACAAGCGCTAGATCAACTTGGCGGTCCTTCATGGTTTTACGGGCCGGCCTGAATCCCGGGATCTCGTGAAGCCACTTACGGACTAGGATTTCATGAGTCTGGGCGACCGCAGGTATCCTGCGCAGAATCTGAGCAAGTGTATCTTCGAACCCCTCACCTAGCAGGTTCTTTCGCTTGTTCTCGTTAGCAAGGTGGGTCGTCACGCGCTCAGAGACTTTCCTACGAACATCAGCCGGCAACGGCTCTCGCAGAAAATCGCCCAGGGTGTTAACTATGATGTCTACGAGTTCAGGATCTTCGCCCGGCTCCGGAAAGGACCGGCCTTCGAACGGGCGTCTTTGAGCAGCGGCCTTTCCCAAGTTCTGAGATAGGATAGTCTCCGAGGCGGCCGTCAACGATTGAATTGCCTGGTTGAAAAGCCAGTCTATCTGCTGCTGAAGCGTGTCGGGAGTAGCTCCAAGACCTTGCGTCACCCAATCGTGGAACCTAAGTGAGCGCAGATACCACGGACGTCCAGGCTGACATTTATCACTCTCGTAACAGTGAGCCAGTCCAATTCTTCTATCGATCCACAAGAGCAGCCGATAGGCATGGAGCCAAGCGTTCTCCGCAGAGACAGGGCCATTTTGCTCGAAGTATTGGTTCAGCAATCGGGCCCGACTCTCGACGCCGAAGGCACCTTTAGCGGCTTCCTCCGCACGCTGAGGCAGATCGAAGTTAACTTCCAGAGGAATCTGCGTCTCGTCGGTCATGCCGTCAATCCAGCCGCGATAGCTGACTTGATCGCGTGACAGACCTCCCGCGCCACCGCTACAGCAAGCAGCGGAGGAACTGCGTTCCCGACTTGCCGATACCGCGAGTGAGCCGCCCCTCCATCGATCCGCCCGGGCAAAGGGCCCTTCCTGTCATCCGTTGTAAAGACAAACCGGTCAGGGAAAGACTGGATCCTGGCAAATTCCCGGACGCTCAATGATCGAGGCGCTGAGAAATGATAGACCGAGTCAGCCTTCGTGTTCAGCGTCCAAGCCCACATATCAGGATGCAGTCGACGGTACGCATAATAATGCCGACGCCCCAATTTCCCAGTCCCGTTACTGGGACCCCATTTCTGCCCCGAAATGTATCGCTCCAAGAGGCGATCTGGCAGATCGCGGTGGTTTCCTCCTGGAGGAATTTCTCGAAGACGCAGAGCAGTGTCAGAATTTACGCGGGGCAGGCTAACATTTCGCAGCTGGCAATCGCTATCTCCACGCATGAGCTTCTGATATGCAGACTCAGGTTCAGGGAGCCTGTTGAACGGCACTTCATCCGTGCGACGGCCTGCTTTCATGCCTCGCAGATCAGAAATGGCCTGGCCGGCGTTCACGACGCCGGTGTCTTGAGCATCCAGCAGACTGCTGAGCAGCTGAGAGGCACTCTCTCCACGCGCCTGGATTTCGTATCCCTCGTCACTGCGGATGAGGGTCAGAGCGGCCACCGCCCCAGAACCGATGATTTTCGGAGGGGAGACAGCGAGATCACGACGGATCCCGATGAAGATAATTCGCTTACGCGTCTGCGGCACCCCGAAGTCCGCAGCATCCAATACTTGTGGCAGTACCGAATAGTCACCATCAATGGACAGGTCAGTAACCACCTGTTCCAGGACGCCCATCTGAGCCATGCCCGGGACGTTCTCCATGACGAACGCTCTGGGCTTTATGGCGCCAATGGTGTCAACAAACTCGCGGTACAGAGAATTCCGCGGGTCATCGATGATTCTAGAGTGATTGCGGACCTGTGAAAACGCCTGACAGGGCGGTCCACCAACTAGCACATCCACCGATTTGCCGACATCGAGAATCTGTTCACGCAATTCTGCTTGACGGATGTCTCCGTTGATGCACACGGCCTCCGGGAAGTTCTTCCGGTATGTGGCACACGCATCCGGGTCCACATCGGAGCCGGCGATAATCTGAGCCCCCGCTTGCCGGAACCCCTCCGAGAGGCCCCCAGCACCAGCAAAGAGATCCATGACGAACAGACCAGCCCCCGGGCGCATGCCCGCGGCACTACGATCAGCCCCTGGCGCATCACCCACGGCAAACAGCGGCACCTGCTCAACAACGGTCACTGTCTCTCCCTGGCAGTCGGCCCAAGTTGATGAGGGGCACGAGTGACCGGGGTAGCTTACCTGGCTATGTCGAGGACGGAGTCACGTGGGTGAAAGATTTGGCTACGGTGTAAGCGATGACCCCCAGCACTGACCCCGCAACGTCAACACCGCCGACCCCCGGCCGTTCGCGCAACATGGCTGCGATCAAGCGGCGGGACACCAAACCCGAGCGGACCATCCGATCGTTGCTTCACGCCGCCGGGAAGCGGTACCGCGTTGACGTCCGTCTGCAGCTGGAGTGTGCGCGACCACGGCCGGACATCGTCTTCACACGCGCACGAGTCGCCGTCTTCGTGGACGGCTGTTTCTGGCACTGCTGCCCCGAGCACGGTCGGCAGCCTGGCGTCAATGGTGGCTACTGGGGACCGAAACTAGAGCGCAACGTCGCCCGGGACAGAGCCGCCGACGAGGCCCTTGCAGCCGCCGGCTGGACAGTCGTCCGCGTATGGGAGCACGAGGCTCCACAGGAGGCCGCGGAGCGCATCCTCGCGGTTCTAGATACCGCTGGCCCGGCTAGTCGAGGCGCCCGAACTGGATGAGGTCCTGCACCGCATCCTCTTCCCTGCGCAACACGATCCGCCCGTCGCCATTGCTGTAGGCCAGCACGGAGCTCCCGGGCGACAGCCCTGCTTCCGCCAGCACCCCCAAGGGGAGGACGACCGAGCCGTCTTCTGCGATCGTCAGCTGGATAGGTTCCCTGAGCACGGGATAGAGCCTTCTATGTCGCGGCCGCCGTCGCAAGCAGCGGGTCATGTTGCAGGTCAGGACGCCCGGTCGGACGTGTTCGATTTTCCGGCAGCCCAACAGTGCCGGTCCCGGTCGTGGTTTCACTTCTGGTCTCATTCGCACGCGTACCGCCCCGTCCGGATGAGTACGGCGGGAGGCCAGGCTGCAGCGCAACGAGCACACATAAACGCAGGTGAACGACTCCGTACGGCTCCCCAGCGGGCACGAGCACACTTGGAAAGCGTGTTGGGGGCAACCCCTCACGAGTTCGAATCTCGTATCCTCCGCCAGTGCCTCACCGGGCACGAAGTCGAAGGGCCCCACCGTTCGCGGTGGGGCCCTTCGACGTTGTCCGTCTCACTTTCCGTCTCAGTCGGTCTTGGGCGTCTCCCAGAGCGCATCGCCGACTTGCTGGGCGACCTTCCGCAGCATCGTTCCGGTGACATGCATGCACCGAGCCCGCAAGCGTGCCGCTCGCCCGGCTCCCAGCCCATGATCGCGTCGACCACGACGTCCGGGACACCGAGGAACAGGAGGACTGTCGCGGCGGTGTGGCGAGCGTCATGGAGACGGCCGTCCCATGCCCCCGAATCCCGAAGCAGACGCTTCCAGACGTGGAAGTCGGTGCTCGGACTGATGGGGCCGCCGGTCGGGAGGCGAAGACGTATCCCTTGTCCTCCCCATCGGCGCCGGCGGCGATCCTCTCCTTCTCCTGCTCCTCCCGGTGCTGACGCAGGAACTTGATCAAGAGGTGGGGGAGACCGACCGTGCGCCGTCCGGCGCGGGCCCTGATGCGTTGTGCGCCCTTTGTGTGCCCTCCTCAGCCGGGGAGCTTCGCCAGCTGCGCCTCCAGCAGGGGCCGCGGAAGCGTGTCCGTGATCACCACCATCGTGGTGAGGATGTGGTCGGTGCGAACGACGGCGTAGGTCGCGGGACTGCTTACGCCGGAGAGGTTGGTGGTGAACCGGAAGCCGACGGATTCGTCCCCGAGATCCGGGGCCTGGGCCGGTTCGAGGTCCCGGTAGATCATGGGGGCGCCGGGAACCTTGAAGCTGCCCGAGCACTCCGTGAGCGCCTTGCGGACATCGTCGAGCGCCGAGCGGGCATCGTCGCCCTGATGGACAGTCACCCACATCGCCCCGACGGTGGAGGGCAGCTCGCCAGGACCCGAGAATTCACGGACGGCCCGGGCGGTCGCGGGGCGCGGCGTATCGGTGAAGGCCAGCTGCGCAATGGGTAGGCACTCGTCCTTGTCGGCCCGGTACGCCCCCTCCGGAAGCGAGTCCTCGGCCGGCTCGGTCACCCGGAGGCCGGCGACGGTCCCCAGCATGGTGAGCTTCTCAAGGGTGGCATCGGACGGAGAGGGCCTGGCCGCGGGCCTGTCTGCCGGGCCGCTGTACTCGGAGCTGCTGCAGGCAGTAAGGAACAGAGCGGTCGAAAGGGCAGCAACGGCAGCGGTACGGCGAAGGCGCATGAAGAGTGCTCGGTTCTCTGAACGTCGCCTCCAGCAAGAGGCAAGGCGGAGGTGGGCAGGATGTGTTGAGCCTCCGGCGGTGGGGCGCCCAGACGTTCGACAAGCGAAGATCTAAGGCCAGAAGTCCCCAGGCGTCAAAACCCTTCGGGGGTGCCTGGCCGTCCCCGACACCTCCAGGGCACCGGAGTCTTTCGCACCCAGCAACCGCCCCGTCCAGTAGCGCCCCTCCGGGGCCTCGAAGCGACCGGAATGGCCGTCGCTGACCGATCCGGCTGGAGCTACGGACCAGAAGGTTCCCCGCACCAGAACCGCGCCCCATGAGGCAGGGACTCACGAGAAACCGCAGCTGCCGACGGGGCCGCGGCGAGCAGATGCAGTGCTCGGCGTCCCGCAGGTCAGCTCCCAACTCGCCACAGCTCGCTCCCAGGCAGCCTGATCCATGCCCGGCGTGGCTCGACAGGCGTTCCGGACCGGGGAGGTGGCTGAAGCCGCGGAGTCGACTGGCACCCCAGCCGGCCGACCAAACCCGCTCCGCCGACATTCGTGAGCGATCAATGTTGATCGCCTAGCTTTTCTGGGCTGACTCTGGGCGTCGAAGCGTGAATCGGACAAGAGCGGCGAGCACCACGCGACCTTGCCGCCGGAGCTGAGATGGACCCAGAAACGGTGTCCGCATCACACAGAAGGCGAAGATGAGCTGGCCCATAGCAGGGAAGGGCAGGATCGGTGGGAAGAAGAGCAGGAGCGAGACGGGGAGGAGCAAGAGCCCAGCAAGCCGGCCCCGGAAAGGGATGCCGGTTCGGGTACTGGTCAGGCCGTAGACGAAGCTGATCAGTATGGACGGGATCCCGATGATCACGGCGAAGGCCATCCAGTCCGTGATGCGCATTTCCTCCGACAACGACGCCTCCACAGCGCCCCAGGTGATCGCAAAGGTGATGGCGTAGCGGACCACCAGGTCGACAAGCCGCAGTCCGATGACCCCCAGATTCCGCCACGGTGTGCTCGCGTCCACAACCTCCTCCCCCACGGCATGCCTGATCAAGGCGGCGTGCCAGAGCGGCAACCCTTGCGCGACAGCCTGCCATAGCTATTGAACGCGTTCAACTGCGAGCGTGATCACAACGGCCTGTCCGTTCCGGCCCATGCCGCCGTCTCAGTTTCCGTCTCATTCAGCACCGTTCACGGCCGTTCAGAGGGGACCGCACTCCGGCAACCCCTCACGAGTTCGAATGAGGGGCCCACGGATGAGCTGGTCGCCTCCGCCATGGAGGCAGCGCGGATGGCGGGGCCGTACCCGGAACTGCTTTGGGCGGCGCTATGGCCCGACGATGGCGCGCAGGGCGGCGAGGTGCGCCTGGTACGCCTCCCACCCGTGCCGGGTCAGGCGGAGCCAGACGCGTTGGCGGGTGTCGCGCACGGCCTTGCGCTGCTCGACGTAGCCAGCCTCCATCAACACCGCGACGTGCTTGCTCAGTACGGAGGCGGAGACGTCGAGCTGCCGCTGGACCAGGGCGAACTCGGCCTCGTCGGCCGCGTCGAGCAGCGCGCAGATGCGCAGCCGGACGGGCGCGTGGATGGTGGCGTCGAAGCCGTCCATGGGGTCGGCGGCAGAGCTGTTCATGAGGCTTTCCGGTGCATGCGTACGAAGACGAGGTGGAAAGCGATCGACACCGCGGCGCCGACGGCGGAGGCGGCGAACAGCCACAGCGGCTCCCGGCTGGCGCGGAAGGCGAAACCCGAGCCCACCAGCAGGGCGGGCAGCCCGATCGCGAGCGGCACGGTGGCGCGCTTGGGCAGCACATCCAGGCGCAGCGCCACACCGGTCTTCTTGCGCCAGTTCACACCCGCGACCCCGAACAGCACCAAGTACGCCGCGGTCATCACCAGCATGATGACGCCCCAGGCGAGGTTGGGAAGCAGCCATCGGGGACTTGCCAGCGTGCCCCCGTAGACCGGTGGTACGGCAGCGATGTACAGCGTGAGCGTGGTGGCGAACCAGCGGGGCCAGGGGGTGGCGGACAAGGCGGTGGCGGATGCCCGGACCTGCTCGATGTCGGCCAGTGCGGCGCGGGCCTGTTGTGCGGTCGGGCGGATGGCGTCCCCGTTGGTTTCCATGACGGAAAGACTAGCGGCGTGTTTCCGGTACGGCAAGTCGAGAATTTCCGTCATGGAAAGTCTTTTGCGCCGCGACCTCTGAGCGCGTCACTCCCCGCATGCATTCGAACAGGCGTATCATTCTGGCTGTGGCTGATACCTTTCCGTCCGACCTGATCGACGCCCAGCGTCGCCTCCACCGGGCCAACGCCGAGTACAGAGCCCTGTGCCAGGCCTTGCCCTGGTCGGTAGAGCCGTTGGAGGGCTGGGCGGGTGAGGAGCACCCTCATACCGGCGTCGTCACCGGGGGCCGCGCAGGGAGTCCGGGTTACACCGACGAGCAGAAGACGGAAGAGGCTCGTCTCTGGGCCCTGGTTCGGGAGCTGTCGATCGAGGTGTCGACGCATCCGTACTGGTCGACCGTGGAGGGCGAGCCGCGGGTGAAGGCCCGTATGACGCTGAAGAACCACCCCGACACCGCGCCGGCGGACACCGCGACCGCGTAACGAGGCGGCAAGCCATGCCCGAGCTGACGCCTCAGGAGCGTCTCGACAAGCAGAAGACGTTGCGCGACTGGCTTCGGTGGCAGCTCTCCCAGTCCGACGAAGCGATTCGGCGCCTCGAACGGCAGGTGGAGGAAGACCGGCGGCGTCGCGACGTCGCCCGCATCGAGATGAGCTGGAAGCTCCAACCACCGCGGGCAGACGGCGCGCAGCCCATGCTGCACCGCGGGAACTGCGGGCTCTTCAAGACCCTGACCGGATACCTGGACAAAGACCACGTCGTGATCGCGTTCGATCAGTTCCCGGACCTGGAGATGTGCGAGATCTGCGCGCCCTGGGGACTCCTGGGGATACCGAAGCCGACGCCACGGAAGCCGTCGCCCTAGGCGCCTTGGTGTACGCACCGGTGCGAGGTCACCGTCAGCCGTAGGCTGGGGCCTCATGCGCGACGGACAGGAGGCCAAGGTGGCCGGGACGACGGTGGCCGAGGTGATGGCCGAGTTGGCCGCGCTCGAGGACCCGAAGATGCGCGAGGCGAATGAGAAGCGCGGTGACGATCACGGCGTGAACCTCGGCAAGCTGCGCGCGCTCGCGAAGCAGCTCAAGACGCAGCAGGATCTCGCGCGCGAGCTCTGGAAGACGGATGACACCGCGGCGAGGCTCCTGTCGATCCTGATCTGCCGTCCGAAGGCATTCGAACGGGACGAGCTGGACACCATGCTGCGGGAGTCGCGCGCCCCCAAGGTCCACGACTGGCTCGTGAACTACGTGGTGAAGAAGAACCCGCACTCCGAAGAGCTGCGCCTCGCCTGGTCCGCGGATCCGGATCCGGTGGTCGCGAGTGCCGGCTGGGCCCTGACCACCGAGCGGGTGGCGAAGAAGCCCGAGGGCCTCGACCTCGCGGGACTGCTCGATGTCATCGAGGCGGAGATGAAGGACGCCCCGGACCGTCTGCAGTGGGCGATGAACCACTGCCTGGCCCAGATCGGCATCGAGCACGCCGAGTACCGCGCCCGTGCGATCGACATCGGCGAGCGCCTGGAAGTGCTCAAGGACTACCCGACTCCCCCGAACTGCACGTCCCCGTTCGCTCCCGCCTGGATCGCCGAGATGGTGCGCCGTCAGCACGCCGGCTAGAACCGGATAGAGCCGGAAAGAACCAGACAGAACCGGCCGGCTGCAACGCAAGGTCCGCGCACCGGACGACTGAAACGCTCGGACCGTGCACCGGCCGGCTGCAACCCTCGGTCACAGCCGGCCGGCGCGGCGCCGGTCGGGATCCGTCGTCACGCGACTCCGCCTCCGTTCCGGCGACGGTGTCCGCGAGAGCGCCGTCGCTCAGGCGCCGACGTACTCCGCGAGATGCTCGCCGGTGAGGGTGGAGCGAGCGGCGACCAGATCGGCCGGTGTGCCCTCGAAGACGATGCGGCCCCCGTCGTGGCCGGCGCCGGGGCCGAGGTCGATGATCCAGTCGGCATGCGCCATGACCGCCTGGTGGTGCTCCACGACGATCACCGACTTGCCGGAGTCGACGAGCCGGTCCAGCAGGCCGAGGAGCTGCTCGACGTCGGCGAGGTGGAGGCCGGCGGTCGGCTCGTCGAGCACGTAGACGCCGCCCTTCTCCGCCATGTGGGTCGCCAGCTTGAGCCGCTGCCGCTCGCCGCCCGACAGTGTGGTCAGCGGCTGGCCGAGGCTGAGGTAGCCGAGCCCGACGTCGGCGAGCCGGACCAGGATGCGGTGCGCTGCCGGCGTGTGCGCCTCGCCCGCGCCGAAGAACTCCTCGGCCTCGGTCACCGACATCGCCAGCACCTCGCTGATGTCGCGGCCGCCGAGGTGGTACTCCAGCACCGACGCCTGGAACCGCTTCCCCTCGCAGTCCTCGCAGGGGGTGGAGACACCGGCCATCATCGCCAGGTCGGTGTAGATGACGCCGGCACCGTTGCAGGTGGGGCAGGCGCCTTCGGAGTTGGCGCTGAACAGCGCCGGCTTCACGCCGTTGACCTTCGCGAACGCCTTGCGGATCGGTTCGAGCAGTCCCGTGTACGTCGCCGGGTTGCTCCGCCGCGAGCCCTTGATCGGGCTCTGGTCGACCGACACCACACCCTCGCCGGCGGGGATCGAGCCGTGCACGAGCGAGCTCTTGCCGGAGCCGGCCACGCCGGTGACGACGGCGAGCACCCCGAGCGGGACGTCGACGTCGACGCCCTGCAGGTTGTTCGCCGTCGCGCCGCGGATCTCCAGCGCGCCGGTGGGCTTGCGCACCGTCTCCTTGACTGCGGCCCGGTCGTCGAGATGGCGGCCGGTGACGGTGCCGCCGGCCCGCAGGCCCTCGACGGTGCCCTCGAAGCAGACGGTGCCGCCCTCCGTACCGGCGCCGGGGCCGAGGTCGACGACGTGGTCGGCGATCGCGATCACCTCCGGCTTGTGCTCCACGACGAGCACCGTGTTGCCCTTGTCCCGCAGCCGCAGCAGCAGGTCGTTCATCCGCTGGATGTCGTGCGGGTGCAGGCCGATGGTGGGCTCGTCGAAGACGTACGTGACGTCGGTGATGGAGGAGCCGAGGTGACGGATCATCTTGACGCGCTGCGCCTCGCCGCCGGACAGCGTGCCCGCCGGCCGGTTGAGCGAGAGATAGCCGAGCCCGATCTCCACGAACGAGTCGAGGGTCTGCTGCAGCGCGGTCAGCAGCGGCGCCACCGACGGTTCCTTCAGTCCGCGGACCCACTTGGCGAGGTCCCTGATCTCCATCGCGCAGGCGTCGGCGATGCTGATCTTGTCGATCTTCGACGACCTGGCGCCTTCGCTGAGCCGGGTACCGTCGCACTCGGGACAGACGGTGAAGGTCACCGCCCGCTCCACGAACGCCCGGATGTGCGGCTGCATCGCCTCCTTGTCCTTGGACAGGAACGACTTCTGGATCTTGGGGATCAGCCCCTCGTAGGTGAGGTTGACGCCGTTGACCTTCACCTTGGTCGGCTCACGGTAGAGGAAGTCCTGCATCTCCTTCTTGGTGAACCTGCGGATCGGCTTGTTCGGGTCGAGGAAGCCCGACTCGGCATAGATCCCCACGGTCCACACGTTGTCCGACTTCCAGCCGGGGATGGTGAACGCGCCCTCG includes:
- a CDS encoding DNA cytosine methyltransferase, whose product is MTVVEQVPLFAVGDAPGADRSAAGMRPGAGLFVMDLFAGAGGLSEGFRQAGAQIIAGSDVDPDACATYRKNFPEAVCINGDIRQAELREQILDVGKSVDVLVGGPPCQAFSQVRNHSRIIDDPRNSLYREFVDTIGAIKPRAFVMENVPGMAQMGVLEQVVTDLSIDGDYSVLPQVLDAADFGVPQTRKRIIFIGIRRDLAVSPPKIIGSGAVAALTLIRSDEGYEIQARGESASQLLSSLLDAQDTGVVNAGQAISDLRGMKAGRRTDEVPFNRLPEPESAYQKLMRGDSDCQLRNVSLPRVNSDTALRLREIPPGGNHRDLPDRLLERYISGQKWGPSNGTGKLGRRHYYAYRRLHPDMWAWTLNTKADSVYHFSAPRSLSVREFARIQSFPDRFVFTTDDRKGPLPGRIDGGAAHSRYRQVGNAVPPLLAVAVAREVCHAIKSAIAAGLTA
- a CDS encoding very short patch repair endonuclease translates to MTPSTDPATSTPPTPGRSRNMAAIKRRDTKPERTIRSLLHAAGKRYRVDVRLQLECARPRPDIVFTRARVAVFVDGCFWHCCPEHGRQPGVNGGYWGPKLERNVARDRAADEALAAAGWTVVRVWEHEAPQEAAERILAVLDTAGPASRGARTG
- a CDS encoding AbrB/MazE/SpoVT family DNA-binding domain-containing protein, which translates into the protein MLREPIQLTIAEDGSVVLPLGVLAEAGLSPGSSVLAYSNGDGRIVLRREEDAVQDLIQFGRLD
- a CDS encoding transcriptional regulator; protein product: MNSSAADPMDGFDATIHAPVRLRICALLDAADEAEFALVQRQLDVSASVLSKHVAVLMEAGYVEQRKAVRDTRQRVWLRLTRHGWEAYQAHLAALRAIVGP
- a CDS encoding DUF6233 domain-containing protein, whose amino-acid sequence is MPELTPQERLDKQKTLRDWLRWQLSQSDEAIRRLERQVEEDRRRRDVARIEMSWKLQPPRADGAQPMLHRGNCGLFKTLTGYLDKDHVVIAFDQFPDLEMCEICAPWGLLGIPKPTPRKPSP
- a CDS encoding DNA alkylation repair protein, whose amino-acid sequence is MRDGQEAKVAGTTVAEVMAELAALEDPKMREANEKRGDDHGVNLGKLRALAKQLKTQQDLARELWKTDDTAARLLSILICRPKAFERDELDTMLRESRAPKVHDWLVNYVVKKNPHSEELRLAWSADPDPVVASAGWALTTERVAKKPEGLDLAGLLDVIEAEMKDAPDRLQWAMNHCLAQIGIEHAEYRARAIDIGERLEVLKDYPTPPNCTSPFAPAWIAEMVRRQHAG
- a CDS encoding ATP-binding cassette domain-containing protein yields the protein MSMAKRTDTQSPALHAADSHDLIRVHGARENNLKDVSIEIPKRRLTVFTGVSGSGKSSLVFDTIAAESQRLINETYSAFVQGFMPTLARPEVDVLDGLTTAISVDQQRMGADPRSTVGTATDANAMLRILFSRLGKPHIGPPSAYSFNTASVRASGAITVQRGAKTKSEKATFERTGGMCTRCEGRGTVSDIDLTQLYDDSKSIAEGAFTIPGWKSDNVWTVGIYAESGFLDPNKPIRRFTKKEMQDFLYREPTKVKVNGVNLTYEGLIPKIQKSFLSKDKEAMQPHIRAFVERAVTFTVCPECDGTRLSEGARSSKIDKISIADACAMEIRDLAKWVRGLKEPSVAPLLTALQQTLDSFVEIGLGYLSLNRPAGTLSGGEAQRVKMIRHLGSSITDVTYVFDEPTIGLHPHDIQRMNDLLLRLRDKGNTVLVVEHKPEVIAIADHVVDLGPGAGTEGGTVCFEGTVEGLRAGGTVTGRHLDDRAAVKETVRKPTGALEIRGATANNLQGVDVDVPLGVLAVVTGVAGSGKSSLVHGSIPAGEGVVSVDQSPIKGSRRSNPATYTGLLEPIRKAFAKVNGVKPALFSANSEGACPTCNGAGVIYTDLAMMAGVSTPCEDCEGKRFQASVLEYHLGGRDISEVLAMSVTEAEEFFGAGEAHTPAAHRILVRLADVGLGYLSLGQPLTTLSGGERQRLKLATHMAEKGGVYVLDEPTAGLHLADVEQLLGLLDRLVDSGKSVIVVEHHQAVMAHADWIIDLGPGAGHDGGRIVFEGTPADLVAARSTLTGEHLAEYVGA